In Halobacteriovorax marinus SJ, the following proteins share a genomic window:
- a CDS encoding succinylglutamate desuccinylase/aspartoacylase family protein, giving the protein MTNKISKRKIALSELPSGEKLSLKVIEVDGSFEGPHCYIQASVHGAEHQGNAVIYRLLEYLENNPIIGKITILPMANPQAINTKIGTYTFGRFNPNTGDNWNRLYFDFTKSSTEVVEFAKSHLQSDEKDICKEYKKLLKELILSQKAKHIEYGPNTNGLVNLTLQELATDSDYVLDLHTGPKATRYLYVPEYLEQRSDDLHFPFRLIIPNEFGSAMDEATFMPWVNLQSTFKELGRDFHIPFESYTVELGSEEIIDLEEASHDLLYILNYLHHRGIIEEAPELPRESEKLKCKLSDYKTYYAPRGALYHYNISPGSKFKKGDILATGINFENLFRDEPVKFEVKALADGILINHYPSSSVPSGAELLQVMQEYYS; this is encoded by the coding sequence ATGACAAATAAAATTAGTAAGAGAAAGATTGCACTTAGTGAATTACCAAGCGGAGAAAAGCTCTCTTTAAAAGTGATTGAAGTTGATGGAAGTTTTGAAGGTCCTCACTGCTATATTCAGGCATCTGTTCACGGTGCTGAACACCAAGGCAATGCTGTAATTTACCGACTTCTAGAGTACCTAGAAAATAATCCAATTATTGGTAAGATCACTATTCTTCCAATGGCAAATCCGCAGGCCATTAATACTAAGATTGGAACTTATACATTTGGAAGATTCAATCCCAATACTGGCGACAATTGGAATAGACTGTATTTTGATTTCACTAAAAGCTCTACTGAAGTCGTCGAATTTGCAAAATCTCACTTGCAGAGTGATGAAAAAGATATTTGCAAGGAATATAAGAAGCTACTTAAAGAACTTATTCTTTCACAAAAAGCAAAACATATTGAGTATGGCCCAAATACAAATGGTCTAGTTAATTTAACTCTCCAGGAGTTGGCCACAGACTCTGACTACGTTCTAGACTTACATACTGGACCTAAGGCCACACGTTATCTCTATGTACCTGAGTACCTCGAGCAGAGATCTGATGATCTTCATTTTCCTTTTAGACTAATCATTCCTAATGAATTTGGTAGTGCTATGGACGAGGCAACATTCATGCCTTGGGTTAATCTACAGAGTACATTTAAAGAGCTTGGTAGAGATTTTCATATCCCTTTTGAGTCTTATACAGTTGAATTAGGAAGTGAAGAGATCATTGATTTAGAGGAAGCCAGTCATGACCTACTCTATATATTAAATTACCTACATCACCGTGGAATAATAGAAGAGGCACCAGAACTTCCAAGAGAGAGCGAAAAGCTCAAATGTAAACTAAGTGATTATAAGACATACTACGCTCCAAGAGGGGCCCTCTATCACTACAATATTTCGCCTGGGTCGAAATTTAAGAAAGGTGATATTTTGGCAACGGGGATAAATTTTGAAAATCTCTTCAGAGATGAACCTGTTAAGTTCGAAGTGAAAGCACTAGCTGATGGGATTCTTATTAATCACTACCCAAGTAGCTCTGTTCCTAGTGGCGCAGAACTACTTCAAGTAATGCAAGAGTATTACTCTTAG
- a CDS encoding 2,3,4,5-tetrahydropyridine-2,6-dicarboxylate N-succinyltransferase, whose protein sequence is MSELNWKEVLDLLEKGEIRSAEKKDGKWVANVAVKEAILASFKAGTLTEFSHEHFHGFVDKHNLPPQKFTPEQGVRMVPGGTSVRRGSYIAKGVILMPPAYVNVGAYVDEGTMIDSHALVGSCAQIGKNVHLSAGVQIGGVLEPVGLAPVIIEDNAFIGAGAVIVEGIQVLKGAVIAPGVILSKGVPVYDCVNERMLEKGEPIPENAIVVPGTRPVNSKLAWAKDMGLNMNCALIVKFRDEKSDASLELEQFLR, encoded by the coding sequence ATGTCAGAATTAAATTGGAAAGAAGTATTAGATTTATTAGAAAAAGGTGAAATTAGATCAGCTGAAAAGAAAGACGGAAAATGGGTTGCCAATGTTGCCGTTAAAGAAGCCATCCTCGCCTCTTTTAAAGCTGGAACTCTCACTGAGTTTTCACATGAGCACTTCCATGGATTTGTAGACAAACATAACTTGCCACCACAGAAATTTACGCCAGAACAAGGGGTACGTATGGTTCCAGGAGGAACATCAGTAAGACGTGGTTCTTATATCGCTAAAGGCGTTATTCTCATGCCACCTGCATATGTAAATGTTGGTGCTTACGTGGATGAAGGAACAATGATTGATTCACATGCGCTTGTTGGCTCTTGTGCTCAAATTGGAAAAAATGTTCACCTCTCTGCAGGTGTTCAAATTGGTGGTGTCCTTGAGCCAGTTGGGCTTGCACCAGTAATAATCGAAGATAATGCTTTCATCGGTGCCGGTGCCGTTATCGTTGAAGGAATTCAAGTGCTAAAAGGTGCAGTAATTGCTCCTGGTGTTATCCTCTCTAAAGGTGTTCCAGTTTATGATTGCGTAAACGAGAGAATGCTAGAAAAAGGTGAACCTATTCCTGAGAATGCAATTGTTGTTCCTGGGACTAGACCTGTGAATTCAAAACTAGCATGGGCCAAGGATATGGGACTCAATATGAATTGTGCTCTTATTGTAAAATTCAGAGATGAGAAAAGTGATGCTTCACTGGAGCTAGAACAATTTTTAAGATAA
- a CDS encoding PLP-dependent decarboxylase: protein MKLKSEYKEQLKRVIKRLDSSFYFYDLDGLKDHLSYMRDTRDDSIKLWYACKANPMSAILKIFRNLDFGLDVASQGELEQVLSAGILPEDILSTGPSKSRKYLRSMIINEVNVVVLESLNQAYWLDEIARELGARPKVLLRVQLDWDEGKSVLGGDEITPFGLDEKEWLKLDKSKCQNLDFKGFHVFQWGNLLELSRLERIWRGTIVSLQDLSKKMDIDMEVIDLGGGLGIPYAANETPLDFKDVNSLLVKLRDEYKLQTIWMELGRYCTGPYGHYLSQVIDKKVVRGRDILVLDGGINHIARPALTDQAFPCEMFRESDAKTKEFTVHGPLCTALDKLGTFQLPEDIDEGDWLVFSQAGAYGFTEAMPFFLCHNLPAEVILYNGDLMTPRTIKSSSDWLI, encoded by the coding sequence TTGAAGTTAAAGAGCGAATATAAAGAACAGTTAAAGCGAGTTATCAAGAGACTAGATTCTTCATTCTACTTCTATGACTTAGACGGTCTCAAAGACCATTTAAGTTATATGAGAGATACTCGCGATGATTCCATTAAACTTTGGTATGCCTGTAAGGCCAATCCAATGTCTGCGATTCTAAAGATCTTTAGAAACTTAGACTTTGGACTTGATGTAGCATCTCAAGGGGAATTAGAACAAGTTCTTAGCGCTGGAATTCTTCCAGAAGACATCCTCTCTACTGGACCTAGTAAGTCTAGAAAATACCTTCGCTCGATGATTATCAACGAAGTCAATGTCGTCGTTCTTGAAAGTCTTAATCAGGCCTATTGGCTTGATGAGATTGCAAGAGAATTAGGAGCGAGACCAAAAGTTCTGCTACGAGTTCAGCTAGACTGGGATGAAGGAAAGTCAGTTCTTGGTGGAGATGAGATCACTCCTTTTGGTCTAGATGAAAAAGAGTGGTTAAAACTTGATAAGTCAAAATGCCAAAACTTAGACTTTAAAGGTTTCCATGTTTTCCAATGGGGAAATCTTCTAGAGCTTTCAAGACTAGAAAGAATTTGGAGAGGAACTATCGTCTCACTTCAAGATCTATCTAAAAAGATGGATATTGATATGGAAGTCATTGACCTAGGCGGAGGTCTTGGCATTCCTTACGCAGCTAATGAAACTCCCCTAGATTTTAAAGATGTAAATTCTCTACTTGTGAAATTAAGAGATGAGTATAAGTTACAAACGATCTGGATGGAATTAGGTCGCTACTGCACAGGCCCTTATGGTCACTACTTGAGCCAAGTTATAGATAAGAAGGTTGTTCGTGGCAGAGATATTCTTGTGCTCGACGGTGGAATTAATCATATTGCGAGACCGGCCCTCACTGATCAAGCTTTTCCCTGTGAGATGTTCAGAGAAAGTGACGCAAAAACTAAAGAGTTCACAGTACATGGGCCTCTGTGTACAGCACTAGATAAATTGGGAACATTTCAATTGCCAGAAGATATTGATGAGGGAGATTGGTTAGTTTTCTCTCAAGCTGGCGCGTATGGCTTCACTGAAGCGATGCCATTTTTTCTATGTCACAATCTTCCTGCAGAAGTCATTCTCTATAATGGAGATCTAATGACCCCAAGAACAATTAAATCATCATCGGATTGGTTAATTTAA
- a CDS encoding helix-turn-helix domain-containing protein, which yields MKIEAENLSSAHSLEALKDQVAKDLLKKLEDYANPKIGQRLLAQKMNISERTLSRLINLENRPTYQTLLKIYRVIFDSTNDAYILEVCPQIVEKEIRKHNPTIIEDGVNYSDDIESEIIHDRVFCEIYFLAVTSPLSRELVQYRYGLHGMETLEKMCEMRALKLNNEGLYIQGSLSPNLSASTLKRVGLNLTQKFSKPLNTQVGGENLIGFYADGLDEKTYDEWLKIDERAFREKVRLSNEAGAKGEIRAFTFMVTDTMSEK from the coding sequence ATGAAAATAGAGGCTGAGAATTTATCATCTGCTCACTCTCTTGAGGCCTTAAAAGATCAAGTTGCAAAGGATCTTTTAAAGAAGCTAGAGGACTACGCGAACCCGAAGATCGGGCAGCGTTTACTTGCGCAGAAAATGAATATCAGCGAGAGAACTCTAAGCCGTCTAATCAATTTAGAAAATCGACCAACTTATCAAACACTTCTTAAGATCTATAGAGTTATTTTTGATAGTACTAACGATGCTTATATCCTAGAGGTTTGCCCACAAATTGTTGAAAAAGAAATTAGAAAACATAATCCAACAATTATAGAGGATGGAGTTAATTATAGTGATGATATTGAAAGCGAAATTATTCACGATAGAGTTTTCTGTGAAATCTACTTTCTAGCAGTAACGAGTCCTCTTAGTCGCGAGCTCGTTCAATACCGCTACGGACTACACGGTATGGAAACTCTTGAGAAGATGTGTGAAATGAGAGCTCTAAAACTCAATAATGAAGGCCTATATATTCAAGGGAGTCTTTCTCCTAATCTTAGTGCGAGTACATTAAAGAGAGTTGGGTTGAACTTAACTCAAAAATTCTCTAAACCACTTAATACTCAAGTTGGTGGAGAAAATTTAATTGGCTTCTATGCTGATGGACTGGATGAGAAGACCTATGATGAATGGTTAAAGATAGATGAGCGTGCATTTAGAGAAAAAGTACGTCTCTCCAATGAGGCGGGAGCAAAAGGTGAGATTAGGGCCTTTACTTTTATGGTAACAGATACAATGAGTGAGAAATAG